The following are encoded in a window of Prevotella melaninogenica genomic DNA:
- a CDS encoding aminoacyl-histidine dipeptidase: protein MSEIRNLKPEGLWRNFDDLTQVPRPSGLPEKVQKFLLDFAARVGVESYIDAGGNVVMRKPATPGYENRKTVLLQAHMDMVSQKAPDSNHNFETDPIVTHIVDGWVYANNTTLGADDGIGVAAIMAVMEDKTLKHGVVEALITRDEETGMYGVNEMPSGELHSDILMNLDSETWGKFVIGSAGGVDITSTVAYKEVANDQEAAVKVTLKGFRGGHSGLEINEGRANANKEMVRFVRNAVNELGVRLASWEGGNMRNAIPFKAEVVLALPQSKVAALKDMVARQKALVEDEFKGIEPNVEFFVEDVEKPENIVPADVQEKLINAIYACHNGVLRMIPSYPDVVETSSNLAIIHIEPTKATIMILARSSREDMRDYISAQLESCFNMAGMKTVFSGQYGGWDPNPESEILNLLKKVYKEQNGVEGIVQVDHAGLECSVILGKYPGMDVVSLGPTLRSPHTAKERLEIATVEPFWKLLVQTLEEIPVK from the coding sequence ATGAGTGAAATAAGAAATCTTAAGCCAGAAGGCCTTTGGAGAAATTTCGATGATCTGACACAGGTTCCACGTCCTTCTGGATTGCCAGAGAAAGTACAGAAGTTCTTGTTAGACTTTGCTGCAAGAGTAGGTGTTGAATCATATATCGATGCTGGTGGCAATGTTGTAATGCGTAAGCCTGCTACACCGGGATATGAAAACCGTAAGACAGTTCTGTTGCAGGCGCATATGGACATGGTTTCACAGAAGGCTCCAGATAGTAATCATAACTTTGAAACAGACCCAATCGTGACACATATCGTGGATGGATGGGTATATGCAAACAACACTACACTTGGTGCTGACGATGGTATCGGTGTTGCTGCTATCATGGCTGTCATGGAAGATAAGACCTTGAAGCATGGTGTCGTAGAGGCATTGATTACTCGTGATGAGGAAACGGGTATGTATGGTGTCAACGAAATGCCAAGTGGTGAGTTGCACAGTGATATCCTTATGAACCTTGACTCTGAGACATGGGGTAAGTTTGTTATTGGTTCTGCAGGTGGTGTTGACATTACTTCAACCGTAGCGTATAAGGAAGTAGCAAATGATCAAGAAGCTGCTGTCAAGGTAACTTTGAAGGGTTTCCGTGGTGGTCACTCTGGTCTGGAAATCAATGAGGGCCGTGCCAATGCGAATAAGGAAATGGTTCGCTTTGTACGCAATGCAGTTAACGAACTTGGTGTACGTTTAGCTTCTTGGGAAGGTGGTAATATGCGCAATGCTATTCCATTCAAGGCTGAAGTTGTTTTGGCATTGCCACAGAGCAAAGTTGCAGCTTTGAAGGATATGGTTGCTCGTCAGAAGGCACTCGTAGAAGACGAATTCAAGGGTATTGAACCTAATGTAGAGTTCTTTGTAGAGGATGTAGAGAAGCCTGAAAACATTGTTCCTGCAGATGTTCAGGAGAAGTTAATCAATGCTATCTATGCCTGTCATAATGGCGTATTGCGTATGATTCCATCTTATCCTGACGTTGTTGAGACTTCGTCAAACCTTGCAATTATACATATTGAGCCAACTAAGGCAACGATTATGATTCTTGCTCGTTCAAGCCGTGAGGACATGAGAGACTATATCTCTGCTCAGTTGGAAAGCTGCTTTAATATGGCTGGCATGAAGACAGTCTTCAGTGGTCAATATGGTGGTTGGGATCCAAACCCAGAGAGTGAAATCCTTAACCTCTTGAAGAAGGTTTATAAGGAGCAGAACGGTGTAGAGGGTATTGTGCAGGTAGACCACGCTGGTCTTGAATGTTCAGTCATCCTCGGCAAGTATCCAGGTATGGATGTTGTTAGTCTTGGTCCAACTCTCCGCAGTCCACATACAGCAAAAGAGCGTCTTGAGATAGCAACTGTTGAGCCATTCTGGAAGCTTCTCGTTCAGACTTTAGAGGAGATTCCTGTCAAGTAG
- the nusB gene encoding transcription antitermination factor NusB, whose amino-acid sequence MINRELIRIKIVQLTYAYYQNGNRNMDNAEKELLFSLAKAYDLYNYLLALIVSITQEERHRVEIAATRANREGTEAPSSRFVNNKFAVQLEENKQLNLFMESQKRRWEDDMEAVRKLCDQIEQSTIYQEYMASDDDSYEADREVWRKIYRTLIQENPDLDAVLEEKSLYWNDDKEVVDTFVIKTIKRFDPANGADQELLPEYRDEEDRDFALKLFRSTILNADDYQRYMSESSRNWDFSRLAYMDVVIMQIAIAEMLTFPNIPVTVTINEYVDLAKLYSTPRSGGYINGMLDTIARHLIQTGKMMKTMPEPRQHRPRNDRQEERAPRREGRRPTIAQTSAQRVAYRQQQATDQAENKE is encoded by the coding sequence ATGATCAATAGGGAATTAATAAGAATTAAGATTGTCCAGTTAACCTATGCATACTATCAGAACGGTAACAGGAATATGGACAATGCTGAGAAGGAACTTCTTTTCAGCTTGGCGAAAGCGTATGACCTCTACAATTACCTCTTGGCCTTAATCGTATCAATCACGCAAGAGGAGCGCCATCGCGTGGAGATAGCTGCAACTCGTGCCAACCGTGAAGGGACAGAGGCTCCCTCAAGTCGTTTTGTAAACAATAAGTTTGCTGTTCAGTTGGAAGAGAATAAGCAGCTTAACCTTTTCATGGAATCACAAAAACGTCGTTGGGAAGATGATATGGAGGCTGTTCGTAAACTCTGTGATCAGATTGAACAGAGTACTATCTACCAAGAGTACATGGCAAGTGATGATGATTCGTACGAGGCAGACCGTGAGGTGTGGCGTAAGATATATCGTACTCTCATACAGGAGAATCCTGATTTGGACGCTGTGTTGGAGGAGAAGAGTCTTTATTGGAATGATGATAAGGAAGTTGTTGATACCTTCGTTATCAAGACTATCAAACGATTCGACCCTGCTAACGGTGCTGATCAAGAACTTCTGCCAGAATATCGTGACGAAGAGGACCGTGACTTTGCACTTAAACTCTTCCGTTCAACTATCCTCAATGCAGACGATTATCAGCGTTATATGAGTGAGTCAAGTCGTAACTGGGATTTCTCTCGCTTGGCTTATATGGATGTTGTCATCATGCAGATAGCTATTGCTGAGATGCTTACATTCCCTAATATCCCAGTAACGGTGACCATCAACGAGTATGTTGACTTGGCTAAATTGTATAGTACACCGCGAAGTGGTGGATATATCAATGGTATGCTTGATACAATTGCACGTCATCTCATACAGACTGGTAAGATGATGAAGACAATGCCTGAGCCTCGTCAGCATCGTCCTCGCAATGATCGTCAAGAGGAAAGAGCACCACGTCGTGAGGGACGTCGCCCAACGATTGCGCAAACTTCTGCTCAGCGTGTGGCTTATCGTCAGCAGCAAGCAACTGATCAGGCGGAGAATAAGGAATAA
- a CDS encoding RNA-binding S4 domain-containing protein, which yields MNDIARIDKWLWAARIYKTRSIAADACKNGRVTIKGINVKPSHTIKAGEVVSVKKSPITYSFKVLKPIEQRVGAKLIPEVYENVTDAKQYELLEMSRISGFVDRARGTGRPTKKDRRQMDAFVDPTLFGFDEDDDEDETF from the coding sequence ATGAACGATATTGCAAGAATTGACAAATGGCTATGGGCTGCCCGCATCTATAAGACCCGCTCCATCGCTGCAGACGCCTGCAAGAATGGTCGTGTCACGATAAAAGGTATCAACGTAAAACCTTCCCACACAATCAAAGCGGGGGAAGTGGTGAGTGTTAAGAAGTCGCCTATCACCTATTCGTTCAAGGTTCTCAAACCAATTGAACAACGTGTTGGTGCAAAACTCATCCCTGAAGTCTACGAGAATGTGACCGATGCTAAGCAGTACGAACTCTTAGAGATGAGCCGTATCAGTGGTTTTGTCGACAGAGCACGTGGAACAGGACGCCCAACTAAGAAGGACCGCCGTCAGATGGATGCCTTCGTCGACCCTACCCTATTTGGTTTTGATGAGGACGATGATGAGGATGAAACTTTCTAA
- the pth gene encoding aminoacyl-tRNA hydrolase yields the protein MDKYLICGLGNPGYEYEGTRHNTGFMVLDAFAKASNIVFEDKRYGFVAETTVKGRKIILLKPTTFMNLSGNAVRYWLNKENIDQSRLLVVSDDVALPLGAFRLKGNGSNGGHNGLGHIQQLIGQNYARLRMGVGNDYPRGGQVDWVLGRYSDEEMKELQPAIDLGVDIIKSFALAGLDITMNQFNKLGKK from the coding sequence TTGGACAAGTATTTGATTTGTGGATTGGGTAACCCTGGCTATGAATACGAGGGAACCAGACACAATACAGGATTTATGGTATTGGACGCTTTCGCTAAAGCGTCCAATATTGTTTTTGAGGATAAGCGTTATGGTTTCGTAGCAGAGACAACGGTCAAGGGTCGCAAGATTATTCTTTTGAAGCCTACGACATTCATGAATCTATCAGGAAATGCCGTACGCTACTGGCTCAACAAGGAGAATATCGACCAGAGTCGGCTCTTAGTTGTCTCTGATGATGTAGCCCTTCCATTAGGTGCTTTCCGCTTGAAAGGAAACGGATCTAATGGTGGTCACAATGGTTTAGGACATATCCAGCAACTTATCGGACAGAACTATGCTCGTCTGCGTATGGGTGTTGGCAACGACTATCCACGTGGTGGACAGGTAGACTGGGTATTAGGTCGCTACTCTGACGAGGAGATGAAAGAACTTCAGCCAGCTATCGACTTAGGCGTAGACATTATCAAGAGTTTTGCCCTTGCTGGTCTCGACATCACTATGAACCAGTTTAATAAACTCGGAAAGAAGTAA
- the yajC gene encoding preprotein translocase subunit YajC, producing the protein MNTTLILAAQAAGQGSPMPMIIMMVAIFAIMWFFMIRPQQKKQKEIRAFQNALSAGDSVVTGGGIYGTVKHIDMTTNKVEVEIARGVVITVDKNYVFANVQASQQGQTK; encoded by the coding sequence ATGAATACAACATTAATCCTCGCAGCACAGGCTGCAGGTCAAGGCAGCCCAATGCCTATGATTATCATGATGGTAGCTATTTTTGCCATCATGTGGTTTTTCATGATTCGCCCACAGCAGAAGAAGCAGAAGGAGATTCGTGCTTTTCAGAATGCTCTCTCAGCAGGTGATTCTGTTGTGACTGGTGGTGGAATCTATGGCACAGTAAAGCATATTGATATGACAACCAATAAGGTTGAAGTTGAGATTGCACGTGGTGTTGTTATCACTGTTGATAAGAACTACGTATTTGCAAACGTACAGGCTTCTCAGCAGGGTCAGACTAAGTAA
- a CDS encoding 50S ribosomal protein L25/general stress protein Ctc, with protein sequence MKEIKVTGQKRTDLGKKASKQLRKEGLIPCNLYGEAQQDGKPVAFSFTAPMSELRKLVYTPHIYVVELIIDGERRTAVLKELQFHPVTDALLHVDFYEVNDQKPIVMGVPVKLVGLAQGVRDGGRMNMSIRKINVKAPYQQIPEHLDINVTELRLGKSIKVGELSFEGLELVTPKEVVVCSIKATRNSIQAAQAAAAAGAE encoded by the coding sequence ATGAAAGAAATTAAAGTAACAGGTCAGAAGCGTACAGACCTTGGAAAGAAAGCTTCTAAGCAGCTCCGTAAGGAGGGTTTGATTCCATGTAACCTCTATGGTGAGGCACAGCAGGATGGCAAGCCAGTAGCATTCTCATTCACAGCTCCTATGTCAGAGTTGCGTAAGTTGGTTTACACACCACACATCTACGTTGTAGAGTTGATTATTGATGGTGAGAGACGTACTGCAGTTCTTAAGGAACTCCAGTTCCACCCAGTAACAGATGCTCTGCTTCACGTAGACTTCTATGAGGTTAACGACCAGAAGCCAATCGTTATGGGTGTACCAGTTAAGCTCGTAGGTTTGGCACAGGGTGTTCGCGATGGTGGTCGTATGAACATGTCTATCCGTAAGATTAACGTTAAGGCTCCTTATCAGCAGATTCCAGAGCACCTCGATATCAACGTTACTGAGCTTCGTCTTGGTAAGAGTATCAAGGTTGGCGAGTTGAGCTTCGAGGGTCTTGAGTTGGTAACTCCAAAGGAGGTTGTAGTTTGCTCTATCAAGGCTACACGTAATTCTATCCAGGCTGCGCAGGCTGCTGCAGCTGCTGGGGCAGAGTAA
- a CDS encoding lysylphosphatidylglycerol synthase transmembrane domain-containing protein, translated as MRTKKLFNNTVKIALPLLLGSAILYWMYRGFDFSSIKHVLLHEMNWTWMILSLPFGILAQAFRGWRWKQSLEPIGEHPRASVCVNSIFLSYAVSLLIPRIGEFARCGVLNRYDKIAFPKAIGTVVTERAVDTLIVLFISATAFLMQIRVFTNFFSRTGTRIDDIFGMFSPTGWLVTAICGVASIILFYYVLRHLSFYKKVKEMLGGIWQGISSLRKVKNIPLFIFYSLAIWGSYFLHYYLTFFCFDATANLGLSCALVSFVVGSIAVIVPTPNGAGPWHFAVKTMLILYGVADNQALYFVLIVHTIQTLLVILLGVYAWMTLSFTKTPVALGGPAELTRPAK; from the coding sequence ATGAGGACGAAGAAACTGTTCAACAATACTGTGAAGATTGCATTGCCGTTACTACTTGGAAGTGCAATCCTTTATTGGATGTATAGGGGATTCGACTTCTCCAGTATCAAACATGTACTGCTACATGAGATGAACTGGACCTGGATGATTCTCTCACTCCCTTTCGGCATACTGGCGCAGGCTTTTCGTGGGTGGAGATGGAAGCAGAGTCTTGAACCTATCGGTGAGCATCCACGCGCATCGGTCTGTGTTAACTCTATCTTTCTTTCTTATGCTGTCAGTCTGCTTATTCCCCGCATTGGTGAGTTTGCTCGTTGTGGAGTGTTGAATAGATATGATAAGATTGCCTTCCCAAAAGCTATTGGTACAGTAGTGACTGAGCGTGCAGTAGATACGCTTATTGTATTATTCATCAGTGCCACAGCCTTTTTGATGCAGATAAGAGTTTTCACGAACTTCTTTTCAAGGACAGGTACACGTATTGATGATATCTTCGGTATGTTCTCACCAACGGGCTGGCTGGTAACGGCTATCTGTGGTGTTGCATCAATTATCCTCTTCTATTATGTGCTACGTCACCTATCTTTCTACAAGAAAGTGAAGGAGATGTTAGGTGGTATATGGCAGGGAATAAGTTCTTTGCGTAAAGTAAAGAATATACCTTTGTTTATCTTCTACAGTCTGGCGATATGGGGAAGTTACTTCCTTCATTATTACTTGACATTCTTTTGCTTTGATGCAACAGCAAACCTCGGTCTTTCTTGTGCACTTGTAAGCTTTGTCGTTGGCTCAATAGCTGTTATTGTACCAACGCCTAATGGAGCAGGACCTTGGCATTTTGCAGTCAAAACAATGCTGATACTTTATGGGGTGGCAGACAATCAAGCACTCTATTTTGTACTGATTGTACATACCATTCAAACCTTGCTGGTTATTCTCTTAGGTGTTTACGCATGGATGACACTGAGCTTTACGAAGACACCAGTGGCATTGGGTGGTCCAGCTGAACTTACCCGCCCTGCAAAGTAA
- a CDS encoding CdaR family protein, which yields MKTSKSLHTFSTFRNFLLRIFNKEFLIFLFFLVLSGGFWLIMTLNETYEREFSIPLRMTGVPRNVVITSDLDSVVRFTVRDKGYMIAYYSLDDTFRPIYVDYKVHSDGRSKGDVPIADLQRQIYLQLSKSSKIASVKAGKFSFSFNFGRHKKVPVRLLGTVTPGDNYYLARVDFTPDSVQVYAARNVLDSIQTVYTERQYITNFTDVKELTVDLRKFTDAKCVPSRVKMKLYPDVLTEETVEVPIEAVNMPDNKVMRTFPSKIKVKFVVGAYRMRSMPKNAETKELLPVGFRVVVNYEDIEKNNSEKCPIYVISSPNGVRNVHPEVNTVDYLIEQR from the coding sequence ATGAAAACAAGCAAATCGCTTCATACATTCAGTACCTTCAGGAACTTCTTGTTGAGGATATTCAACAAGGAGTTTCTGATTTTTTTGTTTTTCTTGGTATTGAGTGGAGGGTTCTGGTTGATAATGACACTGAATGAAACCTATGAGCGTGAATTCAGTATACCACTTCGCATGACGGGTGTTCCTCGTAATGTGGTTATTACCAGCGACCTTGATTCTGTTGTCCGTTTTACTGTGCGAGACAAGGGATATATGATTGCGTATTATAGTCTTGACGATACATTCCGCCCTATCTATGTCGATTACAAAGTTCATAGTGACGGACGAAGTAAGGGAGATGTACCTATTGCAGACCTTCAACGTCAGATTTATCTTCAACTGTCAAAGAGTTCAAAGATAGCTTCTGTCAAGGCTGGTAAGTTCTCTTTCTCATTTAACTTTGGTCGTCATAAAAAGGTACCTGTACGCCTTTTGGGGACAGTAACACCTGGTGATAATTATTATCTTGCTCGTGTAGACTTTACTCCAGATAGCGTTCAGGTTTATGCAGCGCGTAATGTGTTGGATAGTATTCAAACAGTCTATACAGAGCGACAGTATATTACCAATTTCACAGATGTCAAGGAGTTGACTGTAGACCTCCGAAAGTTTACGGATGCCAAGTGTGTTCCTTCCAGAGTAAAGATGAAACTCTATCCAGATGTACTTACAGAGGAGACGGTTGAGGTACCAATTGAAGCTGTCAATATGCCTGACAACAAGGTGATGCGTACCTTCCCAAGCAAGATAAAAGTGAAGTTTGTGGTAGGTGCCTATCGTATGCGTTCGATGCCAAAGAATGCGGAGACAAAGGAACTTCTCCCTGTAGGCTTCCGTGTTGTAGTCAACTACGAAGATATAGAGAAAAATAATAGCGAGAAATGTCCTATCTATGTGATAAGTTCTCCTAATGGTGTACGCAACGTTCACCCAGAAGTAAATACGGTTGATTATCTCATTGAGCAGCGATGA